The genomic interval AAGTTTATTTGTGCTTTATTAATTGCTAAATATAGTCCTAAAATCACAAACTGTCTAATACATTTACCATACAGAATCACTCCTCTCAATATGAATAAAGGGAGTGGCTGTCACAACAAAATATGCGGTATAGAGACAAAATCCTCTCAACACACTTCAGGCTGTTTGGATACGTGTGCAACTATTCGTGTGTGAGTATGGgtcgatttttttttctctttggaaaaCTTAAATGTCTacaataaaatgttatgtttttagttttgtttatatACCAAGCAAATGTACAgtgttttgttgtgtgtctagTTTTGACTGACTAAAAACACGATAAGTATGCAATCATTCCACATACATAAACTATATGTAAAGATTAGTTTTACCTTTATTCCATACAGAATACTTAAGAAAACAACCTCACTAAATATGGCAGTGAACAGCACTACTGGCTTTTTTTCCAGCTGCACCTCCCACTCTGAAAGCAACTGTTCTGGTGATGTGTTTTATGAATGCATGGACTCCTATCCATCAAATGTTCTCACTACATTCAGTGTACTACTGAACGCCATCCTTATGCTGCCTCTGAACTGCTGGATTCTGTGGCTGGCAAGAAGAACTACAGGTGCTGCATCCTCAGACTTTGTAATTTTGAACCAATGTGTTGCAGAGGTCATTGGTAACTCTTGCATCATTATTTTTGTGTTGGGTGCAATGCTTAATAAGAAAGCTCTTACTCTTATCTCTAGTTACATGTGCAGTATATTCACAGTGGGTCGACCACTCTTTCAAACCTTTTTCTGTGTGGAACGTTACCTGGCTGTAGTCCATCCACTGGTCTACCTAAGATACATTAAAGCCCTTAAGATAAAACTGCCATTTGTTGGGATGGTCTGGCTGATAATCCTGATATTTGGATGGGTAATTGTGGATTCCTACCCTAAAATGCCTAATTGGTTCTACATAGGACTGTGTCTAGCTATgttagttgtgtgtataacttgcTCTGCCATGATTTTGTGGGTTTTGAAGAAGCCTAGGCCAggggacagagagaaagagggatcATATCAACTAAAAAGAAAGGCTTTTGTAGCCATCACAGTCATCCTGATCACACTGTTGTTTGGCTATGGGACAGCTGCATGTGTTTTTGCACTGAGGGATCAACTTCCATATCACACTTATTGTTTAGCTCTAAGTCTAGGTTGGTGGATACTTATTCCAAGTGGTGCAGTTCAGCCATACCTCTACCTGTCAAAAATTGACAAGTTGCCATGCGTCAAAAACCTTTAATCTATTCAGTGGTGTCTGTCAGTACATTTCTCTTATTTCACAATCCAAAGAACAATGTATCTTGTATTCAATAAACCTTAAACTACTCCATCAAATTCACTGTAATTTTGTTATAAATGATCATTATACAATATTGTTTTGGAGATATATTAGTTGTGTTCCTAAAGAAAACAGATGCTTTTGTAAAGTAATTTGCAAGTGGCCACCttcttaaatataatatatgcaatatctgACACTTACCACTTTGCCATTCAAATAATATCAGGATATTTGTACAGTTTGTTTATTTTAGGCAATAGTACAACACCATTTGAAGATACCAGCAGACTGttgaataaatatgaaaatacacGATGCCTTTCAGGTCCCTAAATATATACTGTCAATTGAACTGCTATTTACATGtcatattttacattattcttAAATATATACTAAACCACTAAATGATTTACAATATATATTGTATTGAAAAATTACAACCTGTTAAAAATAAGAGActaattattttcaataaaactgtTGTATCCAAAGCAAATGATCAAATGCTCTTATCCATCATTATTCACTACTGACTTGGCATCTTTGTCTGCATGTGGCTTGGTGTCTATGGACACCTGGTGAATATTATTCTATCATCAATTTTAGATCATTTGAATACAAACCTATACTATTATTCTATTGTTTGGGGAAAAAGTACAAAATATCTGATCTAAGCCAGCAAGacacataaagggatagttcacccaaaaaatgaagattctctcatcatttactcaccctcatgccatctcagatgtgtatgactttctttgtttccgctgaacacaaacaaagatttttagaagaatttcacaGCTCTTTTGGTCtgtacaatgcaattgaatgggtgccaaaatttttaagctccaaaaatcacgtaagtcagcataaaagtaatccataagactccagtggttaaatctatatagcgatatggtaggtgtagttgagaaacagatcacttttacattcttcttctcgtgtttttggtgattcacattcttcatgcatatcaccccctactgggcagggagaataatcTCAAGCAAAAACatacttaaatagtgatctgtttctcacccacaccaatcatatcacttctgtaaatatggattaaaccactggagtcgtatggattacttttatgttgcctttatgtgctttttggagcgtcaaaattttggcatgcaagtcatacttgcattgtatggacctacatagctgaaatattcttctaaaaatcataatttgtgttctgcagaagaaagaaagtcataaacatctggtatggcatgagggtgagtaaaagattagagaattttcatttttgggtgaactatccttttaagaattgacaaaattatcatttaatattataaaacaaaagattACTTCATAATATAGCTAATATTTGATAACAATTTACCACAAGgttgtatttattaaaattagttaactacattaattaactaacaatgatcaattcTTTTTTTCAGCATAATAATCTTTCtttattctaatttaatacatgggtGATTCTCAGATTACAGGCATATTTCTGTCACTGGGATGTATTTCTAggaaaaacacattcacaaataGTTCACACAACTATTTTAAATGTCCATAGTCAGTTTAGACAAAGACAGATCTAGACTTTTTTATTGTAAGAtcattattttagtgtattttatttatgttttatggtAGAAAATGCATGTTTTGGTGTTGTCCCCAACCCTGAGTTTCAAATATAATGCCATATTCAAATTAAAGATTTCCTAcaaaattttgccattttttgtgtattttatttaaacattgttTAAGCTACCATATTATTAGCAAATTTTAAGTATAcatttgttctttattttcttttaatttatacCTGTCCCTTAATGTATCCGTCTTTACCAACACACTCTACATAATGCActgaaataaagtttttttcaacATTAAGTTCACTTGGTAGCCATGGTAACTTGAGATCCTAGTGGAGCACATGTCTGTCAAGAAAGGAGACTGGTGTTTTGATGTCCAGAAAGGTAAGAAAATGTACTCCTTATTCTTAGTgatagacatttacatttattatgtgTCAACACCAAACAAGATATATTTTTGTTAACAAATTATTTTGATGACTTTTTACTTCTTTTCTATTTAATGTACTGTACTTTACATGTAGCTATCCAGCTAGACTTGCTAGTCATCCAGAGGCTAGGTTTGtttgcaaaaatggcaaagatATCATCACAAGCACAGTCACTGCTTGCGATAGTGATTACGGATCGTGATGGTAATGACAACACTCAAAATTCCAGCAACCCAGTTCTGCCTCTATTCTGAGAAATACccacaaattaatacatttaaaaaaaaataaagttgtagATGTTAATATTAGTCagtgcattataaactaacatttaataacaATGAACAGTGAACACAGACTCACCAAAACAGTGACTGAAAATACATAGCCATGGTCTGATGAATCTGGATTTCTGATGAAGTACACAGATGGGAGGCCCActaaagtctcagctttctgttcttggatgacagaagtggaacctgatgtggtcttctgctgttgtagcccatctgccacaaggttcgacatgttgtgcattctgagatgctattctgctcactacaattgtacagagcagttatctgagttaccatagcctttctgtcagctcgaaccaatctgaccattctccgttgaccgctctcatcaacaagccatttccgtccgcagaactaccactcactggatgtttttttgtttttgtacagttagtctgttgtatgtgaaaatccaaggagctcagcagtttcagaaatactcaaaccagcccatctggcaccaacaatcacagttgaaatcaatgagatcaaatTGTTCCCCattactgatggttgatgtgaacattaactgaagctcctgacccatatatgcatgctTTTATGCATTGTGCTGCTGCCacgcgattggctgattagataatcgcatgaataagtaggtgtaccttATAAAGTGGTCATTAAGTGTATATTCCTGCCTTGTTTCTCTGTTTGTTGCTGTTTCGTCTTGTGTTTTTGCTCTGGTTCAGCACTCTAGTCTCGTCGGTCTGTTTGTTTCCTTTCAGTTTGTTATTCTTTTTTGCtcagttgtgtttttatttttttattaattaagttCCCTCATTCATCCTATACTATGCAATTGAGTCTTGTTTCCCAGATCCTGACATTATAAACCAGTCAGTTTGGACTCAGCggacatggacattttttttagggaaACTCCCGTTCAGAGGTTGGCAACTCCCCACAGCATTTCCATTTTGGCCAGACCCCTCTCTCTTCAGCAGGAGGAGAGACTGATTGAGGAGTTTGCCCAGGAGTTCTTGGAAATCTAATTGATTTTGGTGAGGTGGCGCTCAAGGATATCTTCAGCGCAGGTTTGAATGAACTCATCAGGTCTCAGATTCCACAGATGCCTGTGGAAACTGTGAGCTGGAGTCTGATGGAATTCATTTTCATCTCCACCCATTTTAGAGACCTTGCTGCTGAGGATGACACCATGGGTGACCGCTCTCTTCGTCTAGAGGAGATTCCTCAGCCATGCTCTGAGACATGAAGCCCTCTTCCTGCTGCTCTCCCATCTAAAACCCTCAAGAAGAGGATGAGAAGGAATAGGTCTGCAGTTCCTCCCAGGGTCGCTTTTCTGGAGGCACCCACCCTCTCCATAGCAGCTCCCCTGGAGGCACCCACACTCGGCACTGCAGCTCCCTGGGAGGCTCCCACACTTGCCACTGTAGCTCCCTGTCCTCTCCCCAGCCGCCACAGACCCTGTCCTCTCCCCAGCCGCCACAGACCCTGTCCTCTCCCCAGCAGCTGCCGCCAACCCTGTCCTCAATCCTGCTCTTGAACCACCTAACCCTTGTCTAGTTCTATGGCTGCCTGACCTCGTACCTGCTCCAAAACAGCATGACACTGCTCCATTCCTGGTGCCtatatatatgcatatttattaggggctactagttacaaatcataaaaggaaatggaaaatgcacacagcagtcatgctcgggtctcaggagattaatgcaaggtgtaaaagTTTGCTGTTTTAGAAGAGAAGTGACAGGGATGTTGCAATAAATAGGATTTATTTACAGTTCTAACTATTGTAAAACTCTTCAAACTCTACAAAAGATTTCCTAACTTAATGTAAATTATGAATACTGCTTTGtcattattttatatgtaatagTTTAATGTGATAGTGATATTATAGAATGAGAAAAGActtatataactcagcaaaaaaagatgaATTATGAAATTCACTGTCAAATCATTCAATAT from Myxocyprinus asiaticus isolate MX2 ecotype Aquarium Trade chromosome 1, UBuf_Myxa_2, whole genome shotgun sequence carries:
- the LOC127453140 gene encoding uncharacterized protein LOC127453140, translating into MQSFHIHKLYVKISFTFIPYRILKKTTSLNMAVNSTTGFFSSCTSHSESNCSGDVFYECMDSYPSNVLTTFSVLLNAILMLPLNCWILWLARRTTGAASSDFVILNQCVAEVIGNSCIIIFVLGAMLNKKALTLISSYMCSIFTVGRPLFQTFFCVERYLAVVHPLVYLRYIKALKIKLPFVGMVWLIILIFGWVIVDSYPKMPNWFYIGLCLAMLVVCITCSAMILWVLKKPRPGDREKEGSYQLKRKAFVAITVILITLLFGYGTAACVFALRDQLPYHTYCLALSLGWWILIPSGAVQPYLYLSKIDKLPCVKNL